Proteins from a single region of Parambassis ranga chromosome 18, fParRan2.1, whole genome shotgun sequence:
- the znf16l gene encoding zinc finger protein 16-like → MSRKRNHGFADTNLSPELHGAFMEPPGSVSRADGDFLELEPDEELLCSVSDIAEHLGRNITVVLETALSEIRKVVSIRIKVLKMELREKTEEIEVLKTRLESVQRDCREPFPCVTTMELPADGVFKKQDFSSGTKHNNADPRRAKAVMPGVKKENIDAICDYLMKDKNSRGCAEMDGDQSSQPSGDREARQEPDTHSINLWPDSGMAGSGPVHGDSESTADDIFSMLPSGSKRMYDYEWIAPMEYSSDLKVMKEPDENTQTGEPEDEENEAELSRREGRLEQTQTPLSHVQPSDFSVEPQSSPGEGGSPLEGNADRPEAGQQFTSHTYICSLCGTFCPDSLFLEEHIKLIHSDSAGAQALQALQSTSSSAPTIGDCSSDSRRTGGQTEGSKGLGSVKKEIKTDGGYECGDCGRHFNYLGNLRQHQRIHTGEKPFVCPECGERFRHAARLKSHRLVHSGAQSPFPCPQCGKGFSVLSGLKRHQRVHTGESPYACPQCGRRFKELGNLYTHQRIHSGATPYCCQQCGRSFRHLGTYKSHRCTPPQ, encoded by the exons ATGAGTCGCAAAAGAAACCACGGTTTCGCTGACACAAACCTGTCTCCTGAGCTCCACGGCGCCTTCATGGAGCCTCCTGGGTCCGTGAGTCGAGCTGACGGGGATTTCCTAGAGCTGGAGCCCGACGAGGAGCTCCTCTGCTCGGTCAGCGACATCGCCGAGCACCTCGGCAGAAACATCACCGTGGTGCTGGAGACAGCGCTCTCTGAGATCCGCAAAGTGGTCAGCATCAGGATTAAAGTACTAAAAATGGAACTGCGTGAGAAAACCGAGGAAATTGAAGTGTTAAAGACGAGGCTGGAGTCAGTTCAGCGAGATTGCAGAGAGCCTTTCCCTTGCGTTACGACCATGGAGCTACCTGCAGATGGTGTCTTCAAGAAACAGGACTTCAGCTCCGGAACTAAGCACAACAACGCCGACCCGAGAAGAGCCAAAGCCGTCATGCCAGGCGTGAAGAAGGAGAACATAGATGCTATCTGTGACTATCTGATGAAGGACAAAAACTCGAGGGGCTGTGCTGAAATGGACGGAGACCAGAGCAGCCAACCCAGCGGGGACAGAGAGGCTCGCCAAGAACCAGACACTCATTCCATCAACCTGTGGCCGGACAGCGGGATGGCGGGGTCCGGGCCTGTGCACGGAGACTCCGAGTCCACCGCGGATGACATCTTCAGTATGCTCCCCTCTGGCAGCAAGAGGATGTATGACTACGAGTGGATAGCACCGATGGAGTATTCGTCAGACCTGAAAG TCATGAAAGAGCCTGATGAGAACACCCAGACAGGTGAGCCTGAGGACGAGGAGAATGAAGCTGAGTTATCCAGGAGAGAAGGGAGACTTGAACAGACCCAGACACCTCTCTCACACGTCCAGCCCTCTGACTTCTCTGTGGAGCCCCAGAGTTCTCCGGGGGAAGGAGGGAGTCCCCTGGAGGGAAATGCAGACAGACCTGAGGCAG GTCAGCAGTTTACCAGCCACACCTACATCTGCTCACTGTGTGGAACCTTCTGCCCTGACTCTTTGTTCTTGGAGGAGCACATCAAACTGATACATTCGGACTCTGCTGGTGCCCAGGCTCTCCAGGCCCTTCAGTCCACATCCTCCTCTGCACCCACCATAGGAGACTGCAGCAGTGATtccaggaggacaggagggcaAACAGAGGGTAGCAAAGGACTGGGGTCTGTGAAAAAGGAGATTAAAACTGACGGGGGTTATGAATGTGGGGACTGTGGCCGCCATTTTAACTATTTGGGTAATCTGCGGCAGCACCAACGTATCCACACTGGAGAGAAGCCCTTTGTGTGCCCAGAGTGTGGGGAGAGGTTCCGCCATGCAGCCCGGTTAAAGAGCCACAGGCTGGTCCACAGTGGTGCCCAGAGCCCTTTCCCCTGCCCACAGTGTGGGAAAGGTTTCTCAGTACTGTCTGGACTTAAGAGACACCAGCGTGTACACACCGGCGAGAGCCCATATGCCTGTCCCCAGTGCGGCCGGCGCTTTAAAGAGCTAGGAAACCTGTACACCCACCAGAGGATCCACAGTGGGGCCACGCCTTATTGCTGCCAGCAGTGTGGACGCAGCTTCCGCCACCTGGGAACCTACAAGAGCCACCGCTGCACACCACCACAGTAA
- the sh3tc1 gene encoding SH3 domain and tetratricopeptide repeat-containing protein 1 isoform X2: protein MEMSTRINRDASNHRYRRQISSDGQQRHSRMVCGFLRDAGSLKRNLSTCEENFPTALPVLLDVVRGPDRVPADEESQEMLRGKLRILQADSTKVNTLFMELSAHVISINSEEKAIFVTFKTFEEIWKFASYYTIGFLGHCMENLLLDQTFWLSSLEDDMSIEVSIQEEIMNLFYKGILMQEGSFFACCSANQMFDSSTSGGDLYLEQGDIAQFEPPFLGSGWTVMCLADGARGTAPKPALEPVIPFHQWFLKSCTESILVGDGKPSCDFPLQFARGTCLATAEYDAEGPDELSLAPGDHIIIMGYLVSCFDWFTGRKETTGEVGLVRTSLVEPYTDIYDSVDIFLDEEECEFFSQNEGEIIQESTTILKNKSQIDAGHNYKLDMITHQDSEQRPSPSTDKIDPQLTVLKTNIQRILDQGKDSRSDSIVTMNGPPEDSSTVATQLSLTCFTVHPVVEGNNNTENFVPLLNFLEGRDYREEFSVLYGLSSELLASCAFVGHSDEDELVAFLGVARETARKKRSLWAQTRLCFLLGRFCAGRLKFSQARVYFEESLCVPREGFRDLQLLASIYSNLTAVYLLQKNTDSFFALTERLVALLLGIPDCLKILENNFVLKYMLKKAVLCNSTRAEARACYLLTKHHWTRAEDSQVVPYLERLLILCDEAQRTWNISPSHGYLSLGKLYNKLQLPQLSVSSARRASLQPSATLCNCLDSMVLVLNNVGKHFGITDEEISTLPLLAPYLHQALSFTKVQARTSDHYHILNHQLTVCLCQLFYKHKMVGHAIHHMHTLISNSPSSQRVKVSLPERNSSLIWLAWLHIENNQPSIALGILDSVLASMPEHCTTPQEGVVLNMRGVALRCIGDLRRAAESYEAAIDICQEYEDMSNWAVAQANLGLLCLRAGAKGLAQKHLTEAVQLFSELSEEGHEVNFITVLLELGKHYVKQQQLDYGKGCYEWALLLAIKANLLNCQLSATTHLCRLYGRESPDQAQCIIYSQHQVQLLRRTGDRAQEGEALETISQLYLTLGTERAYRTALDYIKTSLGIFIDLGCREREAYGWLQAGKIYHLLGQTELVDIYVQAAQDVALSTGNTSFILKLLEAAGDIFFNSCQDQDKAITFYRDRALPIAVKSSSVYARLRLCNKLTEVMLSLKLYGQAVEFAHAAVDISITLGEHLNERVACHRLASLFHCLKQHELAEHYYLKALTLCPTPLHFDEETLYYVRVYQTLGDIIFYDLKDPFDAAGYYHLALAAAMDLGNKRKQEDLLQSSM, encoded by the exons ATGGAAATGTCAACCAGGATCAACCGAGACGCTTCGAACCACCGGTACCGGAGACAAATCTCTAGCGACGGCCAGCAGCGGCACAGCAGAATGG TATGTGGATTTTTAAGAGATGCAGGAAGCTTAAAAAGGAATCTGTCTACATGTGAGGAAAACTTCCCAACAG cTTTGCCGGTACTGCTGGATGTGGTCAGGGGTCCTGATCGTGTTCCTGCAGATGAGGAGTCACAGGAAATGCTGAGAGGGAAACTGCGCATTCTGCAGGCTGACAGCACCAAGGTCAACACTCTCTTTATG GAATTGTCTGCTCATGTTATCTCCATCAATAGTGAAGAAAAAGCCATTTTTGTGACATTCAAAACTTTTGAGGAAATATGGAAGTTTGCCAGTTACTACACAATAG GTTTCCTGGGTCACTGTATGGAGAATCTCTTGTTAGACCAGACATTTTGGCTTAGTTCTTTGGAGGACGACATGTCTATCGAGGTGTCTATCCAGGAGGAAATAATGAACCTTTTCTACAAGGGCATCCTCATGCAGGAAG GATCATTCTTTGCTTGTTGTAGTGCCAACCAAATGTTTGACAGCTCTACCTCTGGAGGAGACCTGTACCTGGAGCAGGGAGACATAGCCCAGTTTGAGCCTCCCTTCCTTGGCTCGGGTTGGACAGTAATGTGCCTTGCTGACGGAGCTCGGGGCACAGCACCCAAACCTGCTCTGGAGCCAGTCATCCCTTTTCATCA ATGGTTTCTTAAATCCTGTACGGAGAGCATTTTAGTGGGTGATGGGAAACCTTCTTGTGACTTCCCTCTGCAGTTTG CCAGAGGAACTTGTCTGGCCACAGCGGAGTATGATGCTGAGGGCCCGGATGAACTCAGCCTGGCGCCTGgtgatcacatcatcatcatgggaTATCTGGTATCATGTTTTGATTGGTTTACGGGAAGGAAGGAGACAACAGGAGAAGTGGGTCTTGTGAGGACAAGCTTGGTTGAACCTTACACTGACATATATGA CTCAGTGGATATTTTTTTGGATGAAGAGGAATGTGAGTTCTTTAGTCAGAACGAGGGTGAAATCATACAAGAATCAACAACCATATTGAAGAACAAATCTCAAATTGATGCTGGACACAACTACAAACTGG ATATGATCACTCACCAAGACTCTGAACAAAGACCTTCAC CCAGCACTGACAAAATAGATCCCCAGCTGACTGTGCTGAAGACAAACATTCAGAGGATTCTTGATCAAGGAAAAGACTCACGATCAGATTCCATTGTGACCATGAATGGGCCTCCAGAGGACTCATCTACAGTGGCAACACAACTAAGCCTAACCTGTTTCACTGTTCATCCAGTTGTAGAGggaaacaataacacagagaACTTTGTTCCCCTGCTAAATTTTTTGGAAGGACGGGATTACAGAGAAGAATTTAGTGTTCTGTATGGTCTGAGCTCTGAACTGTTGGCATCTTGTGCATTTGTGGGTCACTCTGACGAGGACGAGCTGGTAGCCTTTCTGGGTGTTGCCAGGGAAACAGCCAGGAAGAAAAGAAGCCTTTGGGCACAGACCCGTTTGTGCTTCCTGCTGGGGAGGTTCTGTGCTGGGAGGTTGAAATTCAGCCAGGCACGAGTTTACTTTGAGGAGTCGCTTTGTGTTCCACGAGAAGGCTTCAGAGACCTTCAGCTGCTGGCCAGCATCTACTCCAACCTGACTGCAGTATATcttctgcagaaaaacacagacagtttCTTTGCTCTGACAGAACGACTTGTAGCTTTGTTACTGGGGATTCCAGATTGCCTTAAAATCTTAGAGAACAACTTTGTTCTGAAATACATGCTAAAGAAAGCTGTTCTCTGCAACAGCACAAGAGCAGAGGCCCGGGCTTGTTATTTATTGACAAAGCACCACTGGACCCGTGCTGAGGACTCTCAGGTGGTTCCTTATCTAGAAAGACTGCTTATTCTTTGTGATGAAGCTCAAAGAACATGGAACATCTCCCCCAGTCATGGGTACCTGTCCCTGGGAAAGCTTTACAACAAACTCCAACTTCCCCAGCTGAGTGTCAGCTCAGCCAGGAGAGCCTCTCTCCAGCCCTCTGCCACACTGTGCAACTGCCTAGACAGTATGGTTTTAGTTCTGAACAATGTTGGCAAACATTTTGGGATCACAGATGAAGAAATCTCCACTCTTCCATTGCTTGCTCCATATTTACACCAAGCCCTCTCTTTTACCAAGGTCCAAGCTAGAACAAGTGATCATTACCACATTTTAAACCATCAGCTCACAGTTTGTCTCTGCCAACTTTTTTACAAGCACAAAATGGTTGGACATGCCATCCACCACATGCATACTCTCATCAGCAACAGTCCAAGTTCACAGAGAGTTAAGGTTTCTTTACCAGAAAGAAACAGCTCCCTCATCTGGTTGGCATGGCTTCACATTGAAAACAATCAGCCCAGTATTGCTTTGGGTATACTGGACTCAGTTCTAGCTTCCATGCCAGAACACTGCACAACCCCTCAGGAAG GTGTCGTTCTCAACATGCGTGGTGTAGCACTTCGATGTATAGGCGACCTGCGGAGGGCAGCAGAGAGTTATGAGGCTGCCATTGACATTTGCCAAGAATATGAGGACATGTCAAACTGGGCTGTAGCTCAGGCTAATCTTG GGTTGTTGTGTCTGAGGGCTGGAGCCAAGGGATTAGCACAGAAGCACCTGACTGAGGCCGTGCAGCTCTTCTCTGAACTCAGTGAGGAAGGCCATGAAGTGAACTTCATCACAGTACTGCTGGAGTTGGGAAAGCACTATGTGAAGCAACAGCAGCTGGACTATGGGAAAGGATGCTACGAGTGGGCTCTGTTGCTGGCTATCAAAGCAAACTTGTTAAACT GCCAGCTTAGTGCAACCACACATCTGTGCCGCCTGTATGGCCGTGAGAGTCCAGATCAAGCCCAGTGCATAATCTACAGCCAGCACCAGGTCCAGCTACTGAGACGTACAGGAGACAGGGCACAGGAGGGGGAGGCATTAGAGACCATCAGCCAGCTCTACCTCACTCTGGGCACAGAAAG GGCGTACCGTACAGCTCTCGACTATATCAAAACTAGTCTGGGTATTTTCATCGACCTGGGCTGCAGGGAGAGGGAAGCTTACGGCTGGTTGCAGGCAGGAAAGATCTACCACCTGCTCGGTCAGACTGAACTTGTGGACATTTATGTTCAG GCAGCACAGGATGTTGCTCTGAGCACAGGAAACACCAGCTTCATCCTAAAGCTTCTGGAAGCTGCTGGAGATATTTTCTTTAACAGCTGCCAGGACCAAGACAAAGCTATCACCTTCTATAGG GACCGTGCTCTGCCCATCGCAGTgaagagcagcagtgtgtatgcAAGGCTGAGGTTGTGCAACAAGCTGACTGAAGTAATGCTCTCTCTCAAGCTGTATGGACAAGCTGTGGAATTTGCTCATGCTGCAGTGGATATCAGTATAACTTTGG GTGAGCATCTGAATGAGCGTGTGGCCTGTCACCGCCTGGCCTCTCTGTTTCACTGTCTGAAGCAGCATGAACTGGCTGAGCACTATTACCTGAAGGCCCTAACCCTCTGTCCAACCCCTCTGCACTTTGATGAGGAAACCCTGTACTACGTCAGGGTGTACCAGACACTGGGGGACATCATATTCTACGATCTGAAG GACCCCTTTGACGCTGCAGGATATTACCACCTGGCTCTAGCTGCTGCCATGGATCTGGGCAACAAGAG AAAGCAAGAGGATTTGCTGCAGAGCTCAATGTGA
- the sh3tc1 gene encoding SH3 domain and tetratricopeptide repeat-containing protein 1 isoform X1 encodes MEMSTRINRDASNHRYRRQISSDGQQRHSRMVCGFLRDAGSLKRNLSTCEENFPTALPVLLDVVRGPDRVPADEESQEMLRGKLRILQADSTKVNTLFMELSAHVISINSEEKAIFVTFKTFEEIWKFASYYTIGFLGHCMENLLLDQTFWLSSLEDDMSIEVSIQEEIMNLFYKGILMQEGSFFACCSANQMFDSSTSGGDLYLEQGDIAQFEPPFLGSGWTVMCLADGARGTAPKPALEPVIPFHQWFLKSCTESILVGDGKPSCDFPLQFARGTCLATAEYDAEGPDELSLAPGDHIIIMGYLVSCFDWFTGRKETTGEVGLVRTSLVEPYTDIYDSVDIFLDEEECEFFSQNEGEIIQESTTILKNKSQIDAGHNYKLDMITHQDSEQRPSPSTDKIDPQLTVLKTNIQRILDQGKDSRSDSIVTMNGPPEDSSTVATQLSLTCFTVHPVVEGNNNTENFVPLLNFLEGRDYREEFSVLYGLSSELLASCAFVGHSDEDELVAFLGVARETARKKRSLWAQTRLCFLLGRFCAGRLKFSQARVYFEESLCVPREGFRDLQLLASIYSNLTAVYLLQKNTDSFFALTERLVALLLGIPDCLKILENNFVLKYMLKKAVLCNSTRAEARACYLLTKHHWTRAEDSQVVPYLERLLILCDEAQRTWNISPSHGYLSLGKLYNKLQLPQLSVSSARRASLQPSATLCNCLDSMVLVLNNVGKHFGITDEEISTLPLLAPYLHQALSFTKVQARTSDHYHILNHQLTVCLCQLFYKHKMVGHAIHHMHTLISNSPSSQRVKVSLPERNSSLIWLAWLHIENNQPSIALGILDSVLASMPEHCTTPQEGVVLNMRGVALRCIGDLRRAAESYEAAIDICQEYEDMSNWAVAQANLGLLCLRAGAKGLAQKHLTEAVQLFSELSEEGHEVNFITVLLELGKHYVKQQQLDYGKGCYEWALLLAIKANLLNCQLSATTHLCRLYGRESPDQAQCIIYSQHQVQLLRRTGDRAQEGEALETISQLYLTLGTERAYRTALDYIKTSLGIFIDLGCREREAYGWLQAGKIYHLLGQTELVDIYVQAAQDVALSTGNTSFILKLLEAAGDIFFNSCQDQDKAITFYRDRALPIAVKSSSVYARLRLCNKLTEVMLSLKLYGQAVEFAHAAVDISITLGEHLNERVACHRLASLFHCLKQHELAEHYYLKALTLCPTPLHFDEETLYYVRVYQTLGDIIFYDLKDPFDAAGYYHLALAAAMDLGNKRSQLQLCTRLATIYHNFLTDRELSLFFYQKARGFAAELNVKRISISPDQQHSSSSHNKGQ; translated from the exons ATGGAAATGTCAACCAGGATCAACCGAGACGCTTCGAACCACCGGTACCGGAGACAAATCTCTAGCGACGGCCAGCAGCGGCACAGCAGAATGG TATGTGGATTTTTAAGAGATGCAGGAAGCTTAAAAAGGAATCTGTCTACATGTGAGGAAAACTTCCCAACAG cTTTGCCGGTACTGCTGGATGTGGTCAGGGGTCCTGATCGTGTTCCTGCAGATGAGGAGTCACAGGAAATGCTGAGAGGGAAACTGCGCATTCTGCAGGCTGACAGCACCAAGGTCAACACTCTCTTTATG GAATTGTCTGCTCATGTTATCTCCATCAATAGTGAAGAAAAAGCCATTTTTGTGACATTCAAAACTTTTGAGGAAATATGGAAGTTTGCCAGTTACTACACAATAG GTTTCCTGGGTCACTGTATGGAGAATCTCTTGTTAGACCAGACATTTTGGCTTAGTTCTTTGGAGGACGACATGTCTATCGAGGTGTCTATCCAGGAGGAAATAATGAACCTTTTCTACAAGGGCATCCTCATGCAGGAAG GATCATTCTTTGCTTGTTGTAGTGCCAACCAAATGTTTGACAGCTCTACCTCTGGAGGAGACCTGTACCTGGAGCAGGGAGACATAGCCCAGTTTGAGCCTCCCTTCCTTGGCTCGGGTTGGACAGTAATGTGCCTTGCTGACGGAGCTCGGGGCACAGCACCCAAACCTGCTCTGGAGCCAGTCATCCCTTTTCATCA ATGGTTTCTTAAATCCTGTACGGAGAGCATTTTAGTGGGTGATGGGAAACCTTCTTGTGACTTCCCTCTGCAGTTTG CCAGAGGAACTTGTCTGGCCACAGCGGAGTATGATGCTGAGGGCCCGGATGAACTCAGCCTGGCGCCTGgtgatcacatcatcatcatgggaTATCTGGTATCATGTTTTGATTGGTTTACGGGAAGGAAGGAGACAACAGGAGAAGTGGGTCTTGTGAGGACAAGCTTGGTTGAACCTTACACTGACATATATGA CTCAGTGGATATTTTTTTGGATGAAGAGGAATGTGAGTTCTTTAGTCAGAACGAGGGTGAAATCATACAAGAATCAACAACCATATTGAAGAACAAATCTCAAATTGATGCTGGACACAACTACAAACTGG ATATGATCACTCACCAAGACTCTGAACAAAGACCTTCAC CCAGCACTGACAAAATAGATCCCCAGCTGACTGTGCTGAAGACAAACATTCAGAGGATTCTTGATCAAGGAAAAGACTCACGATCAGATTCCATTGTGACCATGAATGGGCCTCCAGAGGACTCATCTACAGTGGCAACACAACTAAGCCTAACCTGTTTCACTGTTCATCCAGTTGTAGAGggaaacaataacacagagaACTTTGTTCCCCTGCTAAATTTTTTGGAAGGACGGGATTACAGAGAAGAATTTAGTGTTCTGTATGGTCTGAGCTCTGAACTGTTGGCATCTTGTGCATTTGTGGGTCACTCTGACGAGGACGAGCTGGTAGCCTTTCTGGGTGTTGCCAGGGAAACAGCCAGGAAGAAAAGAAGCCTTTGGGCACAGACCCGTTTGTGCTTCCTGCTGGGGAGGTTCTGTGCTGGGAGGTTGAAATTCAGCCAGGCACGAGTTTACTTTGAGGAGTCGCTTTGTGTTCCACGAGAAGGCTTCAGAGACCTTCAGCTGCTGGCCAGCATCTACTCCAACCTGACTGCAGTATATcttctgcagaaaaacacagacagtttCTTTGCTCTGACAGAACGACTTGTAGCTTTGTTACTGGGGATTCCAGATTGCCTTAAAATCTTAGAGAACAACTTTGTTCTGAAATACATGCTAAAGAAAGCTGTTCTCTGCAACAGCACAAGAGCAGAGGCCCGGGCTTGTTATTTATTGACAAAGCACCACTGGACCCGTGCTGAGGACTCTCAGGTGGTTCCTTATCTAGAAAGACTGCTTATTCTTTGTGATGAAGCTCAAAGAACATGGAACATCTCCCCCAGTCATGGGTACCTGTCCCTGGGAAAGCTTTACAACAAACTCCAACTTCCCCAGCTGAGTGTCAGCTCAGCCAGGAGAGCCTCTCTCCAGCCCTCTGCCACACTGTGCAACTGCCTAGACAGTATGGTTTTAGTTCTGAACAATGTTGGCAAACATTTTGGGATCACAGATGAAGAAATCTCCACTCTTCCATTGCTTGCTCCATATTTACACCAAGCCCTCTCTTTTACCAAGGTCCAAGCTAGAACAAGTGATCATTACCACATTTTAAACCATCAGCTCACAGTTTGTCTCTGCCAACTTTTTTACAAGCACAAAATGGTTGGACATGCCATCCACCACATGCATACTCTCATCAGCAACAGTCCAAGTTCACAGAGAGTTAAGGTTTCTTTACCAGAAAGAAACAGCTCCCTCATCTGGTTGGCATGGCTTCACATTGAAAACAATCAGCCCAGTATTGCTTTGGGTATACTGGACTCAGTTCTAGCTTCCATGCCAGAACACTGCACAACCCCTCAGGAAG GTGTCGTTCTCAACATGCGTGGTGTAGCACTTCGATGTATAGGCGACCTGCGGAGGGCAGCAGAGAGTTATGAGGCTGCCATTGACATTTGCCAAGAATATGAGGACATGTCAAACTGGGCTGTAGCTCAGGCTAATCTTG GGTTGTTGTGTCTGAGGGCTGGAGCCAAGGGATTAGCACAGAAGCACCTGACTGAGGCCGTGCAGCTCTTCTCTGAACTCAGTGAGGAAGGCCATGAAGTGAACTTCATCACAGTACTGCTGGAGTTGGGAAAGCACTATGTGAAGCAACAGCAGCTGGACTATGGGAAAGGATGCTACGAGTGGGCTCTGTTGCTGGCTATCAAAGCAAACTTGTTAAACT GCCAGCTTAGTGCAACCACACATCTGTGCCGCCTGTATGGCCGTGAGAGTCCAGATCAAGCCCAGTGCATAATCTACAGCCAGCACCAGGTCCAGCTACTGAGACGTACAGGAGACAGGGCACAGGAGGGGGAGGCATTAGAGACCATCAGCCAGCTCTACCTCACTCTGGGCACAGAAAG GGCGTACCGTACAGCTCTCGACTATATCAAAACTAGTCTGGGTATTTTCATCGACCTGGGCTGCAGGGAGAGGGAAGCTTACGGCTGGTTGCAGGCAGGAAAGATCTACCACCTGCTCGGTCAGACTGAACTTGTGGACATTTATGTTCAG GCAGCACAGGATGTTGCTCTGAGCACAGGAAACACCAGCTTCATCCTAAAGCTTCTGGAAGCTGCTGGAGATATTTTCTTTAACAGCTGCCAGGACCAAGACAAAGCTATCACCTTCTATAGG GACCGTGCTCTGCCCATCGCAGTgaagagcagcagtgtgtatgcAAGGCTGAGGTTGTGCAACAAGCTGACTGAAGTAATGCTCTCTCTCAAGCTGTATGGACAAGCTGTGGAATTTGCTCATGCTGCAGTGGATATCAGTATAACTTTGG GTGAGCATCTGAATGAGCGTGTGGCCTGTCACCGCCTGGCCTCTCTGTTTCACTGTCTGAAGCAGCATGAACTGGCTGAGCACTATTACCTGAAGGCCCTAACCCTCTGTCCAACCCCTCTGCACTTTGATGAGGAAACCCTGTACTACGTCAGGGTGTACCAGACACTGGGGGACATCATATTCTACGATCTGAAG GACCCCTTTGACGCTGCAGGATATTACCACCTGGCTCTAGCTGCTGCCATGGATCTGGGCAACAAGAGGTCCCAGCTGCAGCTATGCACCCGTCTTGCTACCATCTACCACAACTTCCTCACAGATAGGGAACTGTCACTCTTCTTTTACCAGAAAGCAAGAGGATTTGCTGCAGAGCTCAATGTGAAGAGGATCAGTATCTCTCCAgatcagcagcacagcagctcctCACACAACAAAGGACAATAG